In the genome of Campylobacter concisus, one region contains:
- the hypD gene encoding hydrogenase formation protein HypD, protein MDLINDFRDKNLILALSKLIQKESTKPLNIMEICGGHTHSIMKFALPSLVGEHINFIHGPGCPVCVMPKSRIDEACKLASMDNVIFCTLADMLRVPGSKTSLQKLRGEGHDIRALYTPLDALNIAKQNPDKKVIFFAIGFETTTPMSANLVEKVLQQGIKNLYFHINHVTVPAPVRAIMSDENVRIDAFLGPSHVSVITGSKIYKELADEFKRPIAISGFEPLDIMASVLNLVRQQNAGTYEVYNEYARAVKEEGNLKAKELIAKYFEPCDFVWRGLGEIAQSGMKLKNEFAYLDARAQFDCNVESAGESKACICGQILRGLAKPTECKVFGKVCNPQNPIGSCMVSSEGACAAYFKYARVG, encoded by the coding sequence ATGGATCTTATCAATGACTTTCGCGATAAAAATTTAATCCTAGCCCTTTCAAAGCTCATCCAAAAAGAGAGCACAAAGCCCCTAAATATCATGGAAATTTGTGGCGGCCATACGCACAGCATTATGAAGTTTGCACTGCCAAGCTTAGTTGGAGAGCATATAAATTTCATCCACGGCCCAGGCTGTCCAGTCTGCGTGATGCCAAAGAGCCGCATAGATGAGGCCTGTAAGCTAGCTAGCATGGATAATGTGATCTTTTGCACGCTAGCTGACATGCTAAGAGTGCCTGGCTCAAAGACAAGCTTGCAAAAGCTTCGCGGAGAAGGGCACGACATAAGAGCACTTTACACGCCACTTGATGCGCTAAATATAGCTAAGCAAAATCCAGACAAAAAGGTCATATTTTTTGCGATCGGTTTTGAGACGACGACTCCGATGAGTGCAAATTTGGTTGAAAAAGTGCTTCAGCAGGGCATTAAAAATTTATACTTTCATATAAATCACGTAACCGTCCCAGCACCAGTTAGAGCCATAATGAGCGATGAAAACGTGAGGATAGATGCATTTTTAGGCCCAAGCCACGTAAGCGTCATCACTGGCAGTAAAATTTATAAAGAGTTAGCAGATGAGTTTAAAAGACCGATAGCCATTAGTGGTTTTGAGCCGCTTGATATCATGGCAAGTGTGCTAAATTTAGTCCGTCAGCAAAATGCAGGCACTTATGAAGTCTATAACGAGTACGCAAGGGCTGTCAAAGAAGAGGGCAACCTCAAGGCAAAAGAGCTCATCGCTAAGTACTTTGAGCCGTGCGACTTTGTCTGGAGAGGCCTTGGCGAGATAGCGCAAAGCGGCATGAAACTAAAAAATGAGTTTGCCTATCTTGACGCTAGAGCGCAGTTTGACTGCAACGTAGAGAGCGCTGGAGAGAGCAAGGCTTGCATTTGTGGGCAAATTTTAAGAGGGCTAGCAAAGCCAACAGAGTGCAAAGTCTTTGGCAAGGTTTGTAATCCACAAAATCCGATAGGATCGTGCATGGTCTCAAGCGAGGGCGCTTGTGCGGCATATTTTAAATACGCAAGAGTTGGTTAA
- a CDS encoding HypC/HybG/HupF family hydrogenase formation chaperone, protein MCLSIPSKVIEIDENNVATVETLGVTRKVSLDLISEEVKVGEYVLIHVGYAMQKIDTQFALESLDVYQKIADDMNAGKI, encoded by the coding sequence ATGTGTCTTTCAATACCTTCAAAAGTAATAGAAATAGATGAAAATAACGTTGCCACCGTTGAGACTCTGGGCGTTACTAGAAAAGTAAGCCTAGACCTTATATCTGAAGAGGTAAAGGTTGGCGAATACGTGCTAATCCACGTTGGATACGCCATGCAAAAGATCGATACGCAGTTTGCGCTTGAGAGCTTGGATGTCTATCAAAAGATCGCTGATGATATGAACGCGGGGAAAATTTGA